The sequence CCGGCGGTGGGCGCGGCGCTGATGTCGGTCAGCACCGTCATCGTCGCCATCAACGCCCGGCTGCTCAAAACCGCCAGGTCATGACGGCCGGCATCGGCATCCAGTCATGATGGCGGGATCACCCACGGCCGCGCCGGCGGGAAACCTATGGTAACCAGCGCCGGCATATTGATGTACCGCCTGCGTGAAGGAATCCTCGAGTTGCTCCTGGTTCATCCCGGAGGGCCTTTCTGGGCAAAAAAAGACGCCGGAGCCTGGTCCATTCCCAAGGGCGAATACGTTGCTGGGGAAGATCCCCTGATCGCGGCCCGCCGCGAATTCCGGGAAGAAACCGGCTTTGAAGCCGTCGGCGAGTTCATCGAGCTCACTCCCCTGAAGCAGCGCAGCGGCAAGGTCGTGGCCTGCTGGGCCCTCGAGGGCGACCTC comes from Actinomycetota bacterium and encodes:
- a CDS encoding NUDIX domain-containing protein, yielding MVTSAGILMYRLREGILELLLVHPGGPFWAKKDAGAWSIPKGEYVAGEDPLIAARREFREETGFEAVGEFIELTPLKQRSGKVVACWALEGDLDAGAISSNTFELEWPPHSGRKVSFPEIDRAGWFGVDAAKEKILPGQAGFITELYGRLKGAGRD